A region from the Lytechinus variegatus isolate NC3 chromosome 6, Lvar_3.0, whole genome shotgun sequence genome encodes:
- the LOC121417141 gene encoding uncharacterized protein LOC121417141 — MAMVNMHVTQGDKVTKEELSPTGMPRCVVRQDILEVYINHFSICEMFMVISDYFLGKRVASTPYLPKSLSRLQPQCCHLRLYNDTPGLEDVIGTEEEKLGYVKMAPTKKIFVLWEKGELKIKCDVNSGHVTESEKAVSLDEIYRLDRNVVNFLVKATSNSDVYFTFHFRPHCDDGHAFNAKFGDITDAPKGPLSSPESDGATFSGSPNGAQTKSESSSASSKRLDDKVLYDLANEIENDDHLDRLMQALKVPPGAQQRCHDLNRLEGQVTARGTHRMLMDWRAETAVAEQHDRLKGALTDAKLLDLRDRFFSLEIT; from the exons ATGGCCATGGTCAACATGCACGTCACGCAGGGCGATAAAG TCACCAAAGAAGAGCTATCACCAACTGGGATGCCTCGGTGCGTTGTCAGGCAAGACATACTTGAAGTGTACATCAACCACTTCTCCATCTGTGAAATGTTCATGGTAATTTCGGACTATTTTCTTGGAAAGCGAGTCGCTTCGACGCCCTACCTTCCCAAATCACTCAGCCGTCTACAACCGCAATGCTGCCACCTTCGTTTGTACAATGACACCCCAGGCCTTGAAGAC GTAATTGGTACTGAAGAAGAAAAGCTTGGTTACGTCAAAATGGCACCgaccaagaaaatatttgtccTTTGGGAGAAGGGAGAACTCAAGATCAAATGTGACGTAAACAGTGGTCACGTGACAGAAAGTGAAAAG GCTGTGTCACTAGACGAAATCTACAGACTGGATAGAAATGTCGTCAATTTCTTAGTGAAAGCGACCAGTAACTCTGATGTATATTTTACTTTCCATTTCCGGCCGCATTGTGACGATGGTCATGCCTTCAATGCTAAATTCG GTGATATAACTGACGC TCCAAAAGGTCCTCTCTCTTCACCCGAGTCAGATGGTGCAACGTTTTCGGGGAGCCCAAATGGGGCACAAACCAAATCAGA GTCATCCTCAGCCTCCTCAAAAAGGCTGGATGACAAGGTTCTCTACGATCTCGCCAACGAAATCGAAAACGATGACCATCTTGATAGGCTGATGCAAGCTCTGAAAGTCCCCCCAGGGGCGCAGCAACGGTGTCACGATCTCAACAGACTGGAAGGCCAGGTTACCGCCAGAGGAACCCATAGAATGTTAATGGACTGGAGAGCCGAAACGGCAGTTGCAGAGCAACATGACAGGCTGAAGGGAGCCCTCACCGATGCCAAATTATTGGATTTAAGGGATAGATTCTTCTCCCTTGAAATCACCTGA